The Nycticebus coucang isolate mNycCou1 chromosome 5, mNycCou1.pri, whole genome shotgun sequence genome window below encodes:
- the SMIM28 gene encoding small integral membrane protein 28 gives MRGLLGSSWRKFGHAGRGTHEWLTSEPSLPLLETQLQDTRRLSSSHEDMEPFLCILLPTTILLFLAFLLLFLYRRCKSQRPEGQVFSVDLPEHPPAGEVTDFLPGLPWSGEQAFPYSPLPPEAALLSVCSPPSYEEATRNPLGKEAPDTVLQYEGGQPGSNEQE, from the exons ATGCGGGGACTGCTGGGCAGCAGCTGGAGGAAGTTTGGCCACGCTGGCAGGGGGACACATGAGTGGTTAACCAGCGAACCAAGCCTGCCTCTTCTGGAGACCCAGCTACAG GACACCCGGAGGCTAAGTTCCTCCCACGAGGACATGGAGCCCTTCCTGTGCATCCTCCTTCCCACCACCATCCTGCTCTTCCTGGCCTTTCTGCTGCTCTTCCTGTACCGCCGCTGCAAGTCCCAACGGCCCGAGGGCCAGGTCTTCAGTGTGGACCTCCCTGAGCACCCACCTGCAGGAGAGGTGACGGACTTCCTGCCTGGCTTACCCTGGAGTGGAGAGCAGGCCTTCCCCTACTCCCCTCTGCCCCCCGAGGCAGCCCTCCTCTCTGTGTGTTCACCGCCTTCCTATGAAGAGGCCACCAGGAATCCTCTTGGGAAAGAGGCCCCAGATACAGTCCTTCAGTATGAGGGGGGCCAGCCTGGATCAAATGAGCAAGAATAA